A stretch of the Oenococcus sp. UCMA 16435 genome encodes the following:
- a CDS encoding DUF2975 domain-containing protein gives MKRCSTIILRCAVIFAGVIMLATCGAIAWIVFFENKPDPYHMTYIWLIGTYAAAIPYFIALDQAMKLLKYIDIGCAFSKLSLKSLNIITRCAIVVFIVVTIGGLPFFYTLVQLNTDTPGFVLLGLLISGSTFLIVVFTSVLKRLLQDAIDVKSENDLTI, from the coding sequence ATGAAACGCTGTTCGACTATCATCCTTCGGTGTGCTGTCATTTTCGCTGGAGTTATCATGCTCGCCACATGTGGTGCCATTGCATGGATTGTTTTTTTTGAAAACAAACCTGATCCATATCACATGACATATATTTGGCTTATAGGAACATATGCAGCGGCCATACCCTATTTCATCGCGCTGGATCAAGCAATGAAATTGTTAAAATATATTGATATCGGTTGTGCGTTTTCAAAATTATCTTTAAAGTCTTTGAATATTATTACACGCTGCGCTATTGTGGTTTTTATTGTCGTTACAATTGGAGGATTACCTTTCTTTTATACGCTGGTGCAATTAAACACTGACACACCGGGGTTTGTATTATTAGGCTTGCTAATTTCGGGTAGCACATTTTTAATTGTCGTTTTTACTTCCGTATTAAAACGACTTTTGCAGGACGCTATCGATGTTAAATCGGAAAACGATTTGACAATATGA
- a CDS encoding helix-turn-helix transcriptional regulator, with the protein MAIVVNVDVMLAKRKMSVTELSEGVGITMANLSILKNGKAKAIRFSTLEAICRVLECQPGDILEYKNS; encoded by the coding sequence ATGGCGATTGTAGTTAATGTTGATGTCATGCTGGCTAAAAGAAAAATGAGTGTTACAGAACTTTCGGAGGGCGTTGGGATAACGATGGCTAACCTTTCGATATTAAAAAACGGCAAAGCAAAAGCGATCAGATTTTCAACTTTAGAAGCTATTTGCAGAGTATTAGAGTGTCAGCCTGGTGATATTCTGGAATATAAGAATAGCTGA